From Aedes albopictus strain Foshan chromosome 1, AalbF5, whole genome shotgun sequence, one genomic window encodes:
- the LOC134290594 gene encoding uncharacterized protein K02A2.6-like translates to MAVEHFSYFLLGRKFTLRTDAKGVAFIFNRSRENSKRALTRADGWALRLSPYSYVVEYVKGDDNIADPSSRLYQGEDEPFDEESSPWEVAHIEANAIGFITDSEVKEYTKKDDTLHEVAEALNSGEWPKNLGRFQAVSDNLLMKDGMLTKLGCVVIPDQLRHKTLDVAHSGHPSTAKFKSILRERVWWPGIAKDAVEWVKACETCALNGRPEKPTPMRRKFAPKTVWETIALDFNGPYARFGGISILVIIDYRSRYAIARPVRSTSFGNTKKILDDVFNKEGFPEAIKSDNGPPFNGEEYRNYCNIRGIQTVFSTPFFPQQNGLVENFMKVVNKAMSTALARGCDFHEELQAAVNAHNSAAHTVTRLPPEEVMYGRRIRRGLPLLNRGRVDIDDRLLDMRDSESKLYSKTLADERRGAKPCGVHPGDEVILERQAKSKGDTRFDKKRYTVIEEHNGSLLLNDDDGHQVRRHVTQAKKVHNWRNSNDAEPSEETVTSRPSRSKKVPGYLSDYVQQLDE, encoded by the exons atggcagTTGAACACTTCTCGTACTTTCTGCTCGGTCGAAAGTTCACGTTGCGTACTGATGCCAAGGGAGTAGCCTTCATTTTCAACCGGTCTCGGGAGAATTCAAAAAGAGCTCTAACTAGAGCGGACGGGTGGGCATTGCGGCTCAGTCCGTATAGTTACGTGGTGGAATACGTAAAAGGCGATGACAACATAGCAGATCCTTCTTCCCGTTTATACCAAGGAGAAGACGAACCGTTTGATGAAGAATCAAGCCCCTGGGAAGTCGCTCATATCGAAGCGAATGCAATTGGTTTCATAACCGATAGTGAAGTCAAAGAATACACCAAGAAGGACGATACCCTACATGAG GTGGCAGAGGCTTTGAACTCAGGAGAATGGCCTAAAAATCTGGGCAGATTTCAAGCGGTATCTGATAACCTGCTGATGAAAGACGGAATGCTGACCAAGCTAGGCTGTGTCGTGATACCCGATCAGCTGCGTCACAAAACTCTTGACGTTGCACACTCTGGTCATCCATCGACAGCAAAGTTTAAAAGCATTCTTCGTGAGCGAGTTTGGTGGCCCGGGATCGCCAAGGATGCTGTTGAATGGGTGAAGGCCTGTGAAACTTGCGCTCTAAATGGACGACCGGAGAAACCAACTCCAATGAGGCGGAAGTTTGCGCCAAAGACAGTTTGGGAAACGATTGCGCTCGATTTTAATGGCCCCTACGCGCGGTTTGGCGGAATATCCATTTTGGTGATTATCGATTACAGGTCGAGGTATGCGATTGCCAGACCTGTGAGATCCACCAGCTTCGGAAACACGAAGAAGATACTGGACGATGTGTTCAATAAGGAGGGGTTTCCTGAGGCCATAAAGTCAGACAATGGACCACCGTTCAACGGAGAGGAGTATAGGAATTACTGCAACATCAGAGGTATTCAGACAGTCTTTTCTACGCCATTTTTTCCACAGCAAAATGGACTTGTGGAGAACTTCATGAAAGTTGTGAATAAGGCAATGTCCACCGCGCTGGCAAGAGGATGTGACTTTCATGAAGAACTTCAAGCAGCGGTGAACGCCCATAACTCGGCAGCCCACACAGTTACAAGATTGCCACCAGAGGAAGTTATGTATGGTAGACGAATCCGACGTGGACTACCTCTGTTGAATCGTGGAAGAGTAGACATAGATGACCGCTTGTTGGATATGCGCGACTCCGAATCAAAACTCTATTCTAAAACTCTGGCGGATGAGCGACGGGGTGCTAAACCATGCGGAGTTCACCCTGGAGACGAAGTCATATTGGAACGTCAAGCTAAATCAAAAGGAGATACGAGATTTGATAAGAAACGGTACACCGTGATCGAAGAGCACAACGGGAGCCTGCTTCTTAACGACGATGATGGTCATCAGGTTCGTCGTCACGTCACCCAGGCTAAAAAAGTCCACAATTGGCGTAATTCGAACGACGCGGAACCATCGGAGGAAACCGTAACTAGTCGACCGTCTAGATCAAAGAAAGTTCCGGGGTACTTGTCAGATTATGTACAGCAACTCGATGAATAA
- the LOC109430200 gene encoding monocarboxylate transporter 12, which yields MGEESIECNEGKLITKNGGYSPVKQLENGDLVRNDSQKKIVQFDKATNDSNQTNTRTSNHEKGDEKRMVPMHNGVAPAGGDHSDTRIDEDPDDYEMVPPDGGWGWLVLAGSMLVNILVPGTIKSFGVLFVEFLEAFQASPSTAAWIPALCYFLYSSLGPLSSILSVKYSYRTVTIIGGTFAAFGMFITYWATSVSFLYISYGVLVGAGAGLSFPPTVYIVTSYFVKLRGLANGLCISGSALGSIILPPVLRYLLVNYGYRGACLIMGGITMNVWVAAIFYQPVEKHMKRVKKTKEVEEELVGNDTIMEESETNDDLEAGPNIDKSAIKPKFMITGDDTPVATPTLEHKSPDIFRFNPKHGLIDSFARSVSAAAVPASYHKEDHSHRLRKISTPIKEEHRNLTYTTPLNESQGSHFRLNRLNSMRSGHRPPRRSPSTSSFQYISTPYHGSTLSALQPKEFASHLSLRSIADSFKPSRQTGDKSEKSSDGQKYFDLSLLRDPSYLVILISNSTNAIGYTNFIILLPAYAISLGFDKSLAAYLLSIVSTLDLVGRIGGSALSDTNLIPKAWYFVGGLSISGLALAVLPLASSYTMVSVFCALFGLASGTYVGITAVIMADMLGTERLTSSYGISLFVNGILQLIGPPICGLIFEHIGDYRPLFTALGFILLVGSSLWGFMPLIRRNKLRKQQKVDAREEADKSLIA from the exons ATGGGTGAGGAAAGCATCGAGTGCAACGAGGGCAAGCTGATCACCAAAAACGGTGGATACAGTCCAGTCAAACAGCTGGAAAATGGCGATCTGGTTAGGAACGATAGCCAGAAAAAGATAG TCCAATTTGACAAGGCGACGAATGACAGTAATCAGACCAACACCCGTACCTCCAACCACGAGAAGGGCGATGAGAAACGAATGGTACCAATGCACAATGGAGTGGCACCCGCCGGCGGAGATCACTCCGACACAAGGATCGACGAGGATCCCGACGACTATGAGATGGTTCCACCCGATGGTGGTTGGGGCTGGCTCGTATTGGCTGGCTCAATGCTAGTTAACATTCTTGTACCTGGCACAATCAAGAGTTTTGGCGTActatttgtggaattcctggaagcattccaaGCATCACCCTCGACCGCAGCATGGATTCCGGCATTGTGTTACTTTTTGTACAGCTCCCTGGGACCGCTATCCAGCATACTGTCGGTCAAGTACAGCTACCGGACGGTCACGATTATAGGTGGAACTTTCGCAGCGTTTGGAATGTTCATTACGTATTGGGCGACTTCTGTTAGCTTTCTGTATATAAGTTACGGAGTACTGGTGGGGGCTGGAGCTGGACTCTCATTTCCTCCAACGGTCTACATCGTTACGTCGTACTTCGTGAAGCTGAGAGGACTGGCGAATGGATTATGTATTTCTGGCAGTGCGTTAGGTTCAATCATTCTACCACCAGTGCTGAGATACTTGTTGGTGAACTATGGTTATAGAGGGGCTTGTTTAATCATGGGAGGTATCACTATGAATGTTTGGGTCGCTGCAATATTCTACCAGCCTGTAGAGAAGCACATGAAACGCGTAAAGAAGACTAAAGAAGTTGAAGAAGAGCTTGTAGGTAATGATACAATCATGGAAGAATCGGAAACCAATGATGATCTGGAAGCCGGTCCGAATATTGATAAATCTGCAATCAAGCCAAAGTTCATGATCACAGGCGACGATACACCAGTTGCTACACCGACACTAGAGCACAAATCTCCGGACATCTTTCGTTTTAATCCCAAGCACGGGCTTATCGATAGTTTTGCAAGAAGTGTATCTGCTGCAGCAGTACCGGCTTCCTATCATAAGGAGGACCATAGCCACAGACTTCGAAAGATCAGTACTCCCATAAAGGAAGAGCATCGAAACCTTACTTATACTACTCCTCTAAACGAATCACAGGGATCACATTTCCGATTAAATAGACTGAACTCTATGCGTAGTGGGCATAGACCACCAAGACGATCTCCATCTACTAGCAGTTTCCAGTACATTAGTACGCCTTACCATGGAAGCACTCTGTCTGCACTTCAGCCTAAAGAATTTGCCTCTCATCTATCGCTGAGATCGATTGCGGACAGTTTTAAACCCTCTAGACAAACGGGAGACAAATCGGAAAAATCTTCCGATGGCCAAAAATACTTCGATCTTTCACTGCTTCGTGATCCCTCGTATCTTGTAATACTCATATCCAATTCAACCAACGCCATTGGTTATACTAATTTCATAATCCTGCTACCCGCTTATGCAATCTCATTGGGATTCGACAAAAGTCTCGCAGCCTATCTGTTGTCCATTGTTTCGACGTTGGATTTGGTCGGGCGAATCGGAGGCTCTGCTCTTTCGGATACCAATCTCATCCCGAAAGCATGGTACTTTGTCGGAGGTCTTTCGATTTCCGGACTGGCCTTGGCAGTTCTTCCGTTGGCAAGCTCGTATACCATGGTTAGCGTTTTTTGCGCCTTATTCGGTCTGGCATCTGGGACGTATGTTGGCATCACGGCAGTCATTATGGCAGACATGTTGGGAACCGAACGGCTCACATCTTCCTACGGCATCAGCTTATTCGTCAACGGAATCCTGCAACTAATTGGACCACCAATTTGCGGTCTTATCTTTGAACATATCGGTGATTACCGACCACTATTTACGGCGCTTGGGTTCATTCTGCTGGTGGGTTCCTCCCTATGGGGTTTTATGCCTTTGATTAGAAGGAATAAGCTTCGCAAGCAACAAAAAGTCGACGCTCGAGAAGAAGCAGACAAAAGTCTTATAGCTTAA